The region ACGCGCGAGTGCTCGCGGGGTATTTTGCCGGGATTGCGCCGAACAGGCTGGAGAGATGGTACCGGGAATGAAGGTCGCCGCGGGAGACGCGCGGTCCGTAAGAGATCCTTCGCTCTCACGAGCTCAGGATGGTTTGACCGCGCGGGAGACGCGCGGTCAAACCATTTTCAGCAGGTGCCCCATCTTGTTCTTCTTCGCCTCGAGGTAGCGCTTCGTCTTCTCGGTGGGGCGCACCTCGAGGGGGACCCGCTCGACGATCGAGAGACCGTAGCCGTCGATCGCGACGTACTTCGATGGATTGTTCGTCATGAGCCGCATCTTTCGGACGCCCAGGTCCCGGAGGATCTGGCAGCCGACACCGTAATCCCGGATGTCGGGCGGGAACCCGAGCTTCTCGTTGGCCGAGACCGTGTCGTCT is a window of Thermoanaerobaculia bacterium DNA encoding:
- a CDS encoding bifunctional 3,4-dihydroxy-2-butanone-4-phosphate synthase/GTP cyclohydrolase II, which produces DDTVSANEKLGFPPDIRDYGVGCQILRDLGVRKMRLMTNNPSKYVAIDGYGLSIVERVPLEVRPTEKTKRYLEAKKNKMGHLLKMV